The segment GAAAGGCCAATTTCGTGAGGATTTGTATTACCGGCTTCACGTCTACCCGATTGCAGTTCCGGCGCTGGCCGAACGTCGCGAAGATATTCCTTTGCTGGCGAATCATTTTTTGAAAGAATTTGCGCGACAACAGCAAAAGCAGGCGGAGTTATTCCATGCGCGCTTGCTCGAGGGATTCAAATACTTGCGCTGGGAGGGAAATGTTAGGCAGCTCGAAAACGTCGTCGAGCGGTTGGTGACGTTAGCCGCGCCGGACACAAAAGTATTGGATGAAAAAATCTTGCCTGCCGATCTCAAAAAACAATTGAAGCAAACCGCCGTTGTTACAGCGCTGAATGATGATCTCGCGTTACCGGAACATCTTGCCGCTTATGAAACTCAGCTCATTCGGCAAGCGCTGGAGGCAAACGCGTGGAGCCAATCGCAAGCCGCCCGGCAATTGCGCATTCCGGTGCAGACGTTGCATTATAAAATGAATAAGTTGGGTATCAGCAGATCCTCGCGGCAAATGAAATCCTAAGCCTCTAGCTCCGCCCACTTCCCCTCTCCCTCCCACACACGAATCGTGAACGGATACTCCCACTGCTCACGAAAACGCCGGGCCAACATTTCGCAAATATTTTCCACCGAAGGGTATTCCAAAAAATCATTCAACGATTTGTGATCATAGTCGGCGAGAATCTTGCGGATAATAGTTTTCATGTCGCCAAAGTCGAGTATCATGCCAGTTTTGTTTTCGCCGCTGATAATGACCTCGATTTTGTACGTGTGGCCATGATTCGTGCCGCACTTGGCATGACCCGGCAAAAAGTGCGCGCAATCCATATATTCGATGTAACCAAGCTTCATACTAAAATCCTTGAAAAATTTTGTTCGTTACGGCCAAAGACGCAAATGCGGTATGCTCGTTGCTCTGA is part of the Cytophagia bacterium CHB2 genome and harbors:
- a CDS encoding 6-carboxytetrahydropterin synthase; translated protein: MKLGYIEYMDCAHFLPGHAKCGTNHGHTYKIEVIISGENKTGMILDFGDMKTIIRKILADYDHKSLNDFLEYPSVENICEMLARRFREQWEYPFTIRVWEGEGKWAELEA